The proteins below come from a single Fusarium verticillioides 7600 chromosome 3, whole genome shotgun sequence genomic window:
- a CDS encoding F-box and WD-40 domain-containing protein MET30 (At least one base has a quality score < 10): MESPSLVNGHRPSSDSSVATPGASTLLGSSIPTSSSASHPTPDTISNHTSRHASAPSTELDSSSPLPPTNGHSLKVSDIDSEHLDDNSSQQPSKNNCDRHRSDQEINPRLVKMPSELVGKTVSPFLKEHIPGLYAPFGKAKTAMPLSPSPNNTTAIRKRDPNSKFCYRHRPDSKCRRAADETKMGFIQTELNSLSSADQEAITHVWSLFSAAPSKHRELMLQGIITQCCFPQLSTVSREVQEQLKIDFLAALPTELSYKILSFLDTVSLCKAAQVSRRWRNLADDDVVWHRMCEQHIDRKCTKCGWGLPLLEKKKLMAWSRHQQVHRQPNAADVVEIVDEAETQSSDSRKRQAEDEHHHDDRVAKRSRVSNGEKSRQQLEQERKFRPWKDVYRDRFKVGYNWKTGRCSIKTFKGHENGVTCLQFDDNILATGSYDTTIKIWNIETGEVMRTLRGHTSAVRTLQFDDSKLISGSFDKTIKIWNWQTGECLNTLQCHTEGVLSVHYDGCTLASGSIDKTVKVFSFDTKQTFCLRGHTDWVNHVRIDSPSRVIFSASDDLSVKLWDIDSKQCIKTFLGHVGQVQQVLLMPADFEPDEVPQLDNTDTASVSSGRSNSPPAAAAEQPVDARAAYGSGFTSDPDRPLPPRYMLTGGLDNTVRLWDTTTGKCIRSMFGHVEGIWGLVGDTLRVVTGANDSMTKIWEPRSGKCERSFTGHAGPVTCVGLSDSRMASGSEDGEVRLYSFEGERVEERGTPS, from the exons ATGGAAAGCCCCTCGCTCGTCAACGGCCATCGGCCCTCCTCCGATTCATCTGTCGCAACCCCCGGTGCTTCAACTCTTCTTGGTTCTTCTATACCTAcctcatcttctgcttcGCATCCTACTCCAGATACAATAAGCAATCATACAAGTCGCCATGCTTCTGCGCCGTCCACAGAACTTGACTCATCCTCACCCCTTCCTCCTACAAACGGCCACTCTTTGAAAGTCTCCGACATCGACTCCGAACACCTCGACGACAACTCTTCCCAACAACCCTCTAAAAACAATTGCGACAGACACCGATCCGATCAAGAAATCAACCCACGTCTCGTCAAGATGCCTTCCGAATTGGTCGGCAAGACCGTCAGCCCGTTCCTCAAGGAACATATTCCTGGCCTCTATGCACCCTttggcaaggcaaagacagCCATGCCTCTATCTCCCAGTCCCAACAACACCACTGCGATTCGAAAGAGAGATCCCAACAGCAAGTTTTGCTATCGTCACCGACCCGACTCGAAATGTCGACGCGCCGCCGACGAGACCAAGATGGGTTTCATCCAAACC GAACTCAACAGCCTTTCATCCgcagaccaagaagccatcactCACGTATGGTCTCTCTTTTCTGCTGCCCCATCAAAACATCGTGAGTTGATGCTACAGGGCATCATCACACAATGCTGCTTCCCTCAACTCTCTACTGTATCACGCGAGGTACAAGAACAACTAAAGATCGACTTCCTCGCCGCTCTTCCTACCGAACTCTCCTACAAGATCCTATCATTTCTCGACACAGTTTCTCTCTGCAAGGCCGCTCAAGTCAGCCGCAGATGGAGAAACCTCGCCGACGACGACGTGGTATGGCACCGCATGTGCGAGCAACACATTGATCGCAAATGCACCAAGTGTGGTTGGGGtctgcctcttctcgagaagaaaaaatTGATGGCGTGGagccgccatcaacaagttcacCGACAACCGAATGCCGCCGACGTGGTAGAGATTGTCGACGAGGCTGAGACACAATCGAGTGATTCACGAAAACGACAAGCCGAAGACGaacaccatcatgatgatcgaGTTGCCAAACGCTCTCGTGTGAGCAACggagaaaagtcaagacaacAGCTCGAACAAGAACGCAAGTTTCGACCATGGAAAGACGTCTATCGCGACCGTTTCAAGGTGGGGTACAACTGGAAGACTGGTCGCTGCTCTATCAAGACCTTCAAAGGCCACGAGAATGGCGTTACTTGTCTCCAGTTTGACGACAACATCCTTGCGACAGGTTCCTATGATACGACCATCAAGATTTGGAACATCGAGACTGGAGAAGTTATGCGCACGCTTCGGGGACACACTTCGGCAGTTCGCACTCTTCAGTTTGACGACTCCAAGTTGATCAGTGGCAGCTttgacaagaccatcaagattTGGAACTGGCAAACAGGAGAGTGTTTGAACACACTCCAATGCCATACCGAGGGTGTGTTGTCAGTCCACTACGACGGTTGTACTCTGGCATCTGGCTCCATCGACAAGACCGTCAAGGTGTTCAGCTTTGATACCAAGCAGACATTCTGTCTTCGAGGTCATACTGACTGGGTCAACCACGTGCGAATTGACTCGCCCTCACGTGTCATCTTTTCGGCCTCGGATGATCTCTCGGTCAAGCTTTGGGACATCGACTCAAAGCAGTGTATTAAGACAttccttggccatgttggcCAGGTCCAGCAAGTTCTCCTGATGCCTGCCGACTTTGAGCCTGATGAGGTGCCTCAACTGGATAACACAGATACTGCATCCGTATCCAGTGGCAGAAGTAACAGCCCCCCTGCAGCGGCTGCCGAGCAGCCTGTCGATGCTCGGGCGGCTTATGGCTCGGGTTTCACATCCGACCCCGACCGTCCGCTACCCCCACGCTACATGCTCACTGGTGGACTGGACAACACGGTCCGCTTGTGGGACACTACCACTGGCAAGTGCATCCGCAGCATGTTTGGTCATGTTGAGGGCATCTGGGGCCTTGTTGGTGACACTCTTCGTGTGGTCACAGGGGCTAATGACTCCATGACCAAGATCTGGGAACCTCGCTCTGGAAAGTGTGAGCGGAGCTTCACTGGCCATGCCGGCCCAGTCACCTGTGTTGGTCTGAGTGACAGCCGCATGGCAAGTGGCagtgaagatggcgaggTGCGGTTGTACAGCTTTGAGGGAGAACGTGTCGAAGAGCGCGGCACTCCTTCTTAA
- a CDS encoding nuclear distribution protein nudE like 1 encodes MAEPPSSPPGPGASVEDTLGWYKSQYEQLESELAEFRDSSRELEQELEKDIERAEKQERHHQEKAEALGFEVEEWKRKYRESKTEASASQNALEKEITTLRDTNRTLQMKLRDIEVANDDFERQARNTTSSLEDMESKYNQAIERAVMMEEEIKIGEQEREQLRIESQRLREELGDLKIEAELLQDKIKKQESRHLSTISTDLSILESPTFDHPASPGSTASSPLITTPPDSKSPVPDEDTLSELPDPPSPPMSDVSGTLPKMASRTPAASRASGRSRLPSSDNSVTPKPRSKPPTKTTRAPGSRISTGGTTTMRTPANRAVGPRSASNKLPASNSLTHIRTLTAQMQRLEARVHSARSKLPGPTRTPPRASPRTSVYSSTNVPSSVTIRSRKRTGGSTASSVAGDDMTPTTGIPTPATKGSHVPRLSTSGVSRLSFGPLPNRGGPEEISRPSSRASVTSYARPPSRTAGEMIPRPVSRASLSGTRTPMGRPRSSMGGSIHGHSASISHLDLEEEDEGDFRTPSRRGTYSNGEGSAIPMPTIRRQSGSRRISANTMRSSVSGPRKLSDLGETY; translated from the exons ATGGCAGAgcctccatcctctccgCCCGGTCCTGGGGCCAGCGTCGAGGATACCCTTGGCTGGTACAAGTCACAGTATGAACAATTAGAATCCGAACTGGCCGAATTCAGGGATTCGAGTAGGGAGCTTGAgcaggagctggagaaggatatcgagagaGCAGAGAAACAGGAgcgacatcaccaagaaaAAGCCGAAGCACTTGgtttcgaggttgaggagtggAAG AGAAAATACAGGGAATCGAAAACAGAGGCCAGCGCATCCCAGAATGCACTCGAGAAGGAAATCACCACACTTCGAGACACAAACAGGACTTTGCAAATGAAGCTGAGGGATATTGAAGTTGCCAACGATGACTTTGAGCGACAGGCGCGCAACACCACGTCATCTCTGGAAGATATGGAGTCAAAGTACAACCAGGCGATTGAGAGggctgtcatgatggaagaggagatcaagaTTGGCGAGCAGGAGCGTGAACAGCTACGTATCGAGTCACAGCGCTTGCGCGAGGAACTGGGCGACCTCAAGATTGAAGCAGAGCTTCTacaggacaagatcaagaaacagGAGTCTCGCCACCTCTCCACCATTTCAACCGACCTTTCTATCCTCGAGTCGCCAACTTTCGACCATCCCGCCTCTCCTGGCTCTACAGCCAGTTCTCCTCTCATTACCACGCCTCCAGATTCCAAGTCGCCTGTACCAGACGAGGACACTCTCTCCGAACTTCCCGACCCGCCTTCGCCTCCCATGTCTGATGTCTCTGGAACTCTTCCCAAGATGGCATCGAGAACTCCCGCTGCTTCAAGGGCATCTGGTCGTTCTCGTTTGCCCTCATCAGACAACAGTGTCACTCCCAAGCCTCGATCTAAGCCTCCTACCAAGACGACTCGCGCGCCTGGCAGCCGCATCTCGACTGGTGGCACAACGACAATGCGCACGCCAGCCAACCGTGCAGTTGGGCCTCGCTCGGCTTCCAACAAACTTCCCGCCTCTAACTCTCTCACCCATATTCGAACCCTTACCGCCCAGATGCAACGCCTCGAGGCTCGTGTGCACTCCGCGCGATCTAAGCTCCCCGGGCCGACTCGCACTCCACCTCGCGCCTCACCTCGAACGTCGGTCTATAGCTCTACCAATGTGCCTTCGTCGGTTACGATCCGTTCTCGTAAGCGCACTGGTGGCTCTACCGCATCTTCGGTTGCAGGCGACGACATGACACCAACCACCGGAATTCCAACACCAGCAACCAAGGGAAGCCACGTGCCCCGTCTTAGCACGTCTGGGGTCAGCCGCTTATCATTTGGCCCATTGCCGAACCGTGGAGGTCCGGAGGAGATCAGCAGGCCGAGCTCACGTGCTAGTGTCACATCGTATGCCCGACCTCCCTCACGAACCGCCGGAGAAATGATCCCACGGCCCGTTTCACGGGCATCACTCTCAGGAACTCGAACCCCCATGGGCCGACCTCGCTCCTCGATGGGAGGATCGATTCATGGCCACTCTGCCAGCATTAGCCACCTGGACctagaggaagaggatgagggagaTTTCCGAACGCCAAGCCGCAGGGGTACATACTCGAACGGTGAAGGCAGCGCTATCCCCATGCCAACAATCCGACGTCAGAGCGGTAGCCGAAGGATAAGCGCAAACACAATGAGGTCCAGTGTATCCGGTCCGAGGAAACTGAGCGACCTGGGAGAGACCTACTAA